Proteins from a genomic interval of Geotrypetes seraphini chromosome 7, aGeoSer1.1, whole genome shotgun sequence:
- the LOC117363257 gene encoding interferon-induced very large GTPase 1-like, whose amino-acid sequence MEEPDGDHRDTARKKLVKTLMEKGLSVQYWLPILQEELGVTNVQALEHLSQEDFQKLESHMKYEWEKTAFRKLLKIPDRKPTSEQLLKERCDLLKEKQEQAILTLKKLKEMHSEGKDREDKLVKLKEEELRLAMEIPTSSWVPDKLTLKELIANMHKELKVTEERISRSENIPDKDVLRFASAGLALDGIYKTNKLEDLLEKREHIISIPEEFELLGPQQGPVFQQKEFSSYRAESVFTKSMEKLGLSISCSLKGGFWGFNVETSGNHSTFSVSEKKKNLHSEQTYFCTTKYNYIPLASCYFPKNQIRLSTAALQQLKDVEQLLDFTLEEDRFKLIKSKCGNFFNTFGSHANQGPLQFGGIFWWNATSQGFKSHQLEEVKRLASNLLNSYVGASYCGWGASVNVARSSSDASFHGEQTKALQTEIQLSVTKTGGPAESDSLTEWKSGLMTSNKTWCIIDRGFQLVPVWNIILSSHRKDFRDAEQMSSFLMEAYKAITNQSASLLFGEQLAGAISQAQSFLQDLKSWEVSCAEDQLMKLITFKQELNQKTGHYSTWINTCLSEKALQDFLMKVYEAYKSVPDGKAAYIKAQMRCLLSHVYSIGNFHQYSCIMKWIHHSKKEEKHVCISELNQFSEVLSQVKNQIHQAVCDLKSSAEMVHEAKGKGTCTISISLYSLLKALHNTKQTDIELLLLLIANCLGYTLENATFSYLLGCPEIDFMIKKIETVHKDYLGLRDQNICRAQAFLFFTGLTIAIKSEDISPEQKKERLKFMVDHAKGSLSPKVCDVLKKHQKYNDWITLERNLRSLRDGINEEALSELHIVSMIKELTATCQKDTQQNIRTPEGMDLQSCDTATHKHIQGQQLSSLIKRLMLQDYYPRKLGISNFNCIDQSSLRVHESQPNSEHELPFYFLQKLAMLDYRARYVVCKTESKTVPFCKDKSNTKDNANGSLDAVEDFFNSDAQTNRKAIGSDQASVHPMDLQMAIFHCADDFLRQYMSTKLSACQFAIPMLIPNPCTSKIEFPLWSVRQVKKSWQYAGNLEMKVKCGDMFISKARTPVVSFIRFSTTSSSKSLILNTLLSKHRHDIFFHRHCSGSNKEGTLMKGVVDIFWYCPGGKDKSIFENCTAFTNLHGDARGLKEQVMFLNEIASVNVILLSNTDIKHEESKEILKDLLQPQKLLICLCVDCETVEPTNSRNKIKIAIKNRNEAELISELRAAIKHLLTISSRTCSLDECADIARRHGFLIDEDEPQCKDGKEWAQTVLDLLKENNLSDRKARSLPLQGELWHQWCEKDKELSRLQDKKNRSIEQHRSQIESEKQALRREQLQKAFPLTKVMSAFIKAFRLDSDAMKRYFLQFMQVFIEDLTSDHVSELREQYHYLWSEILDKKQTGENELELQKSLETVSSTINASLLGLEHILREVGQVYEALDSAHQNDERLFALPQIAADMMISGYPIELMDGDAAYVPLKWIGSILDKLVEKVGDKRLFILSVLGLQSSGKSTLLNTMFGLQLPVSAGRCTRGAFMQLIKVDEMMRLDLNFDFVLVIDTEGLRTPEIASESSLNHDNELATFVIGLGNMTMINIFGENPSEMQDVLQITIQAFLRMKQVKLSPSCLFVHQNVGEIAAEFKNMEGRRHLQQKLDEMTLTAAQQELCDAVRFSDVIRFDVNKQVHYFAHLWEGDPPMAPPNPSYSQCIQELKQKILAMAGKDPDSMILKISDFKARVQDLWQALLKENFVFSFKNALEISAYSKLEIKYRDWTWQLRSHLLELESKLHNQIKMGTIKFVDSGGLQDQVQTKYDSIMKDINAYFSEDKDCKILVQWKANIENRLSYLKEELIATTVQKAKEFIGLKDSQRRLDQKKAEYEDKLFQKSKDVALLLKNEKLSEEALVDHFNRLWNTFVCEISSSVSPPKEPNICSEVEDVLLSTFKREPLIVEKIRQFRGFSINISEHVQMKKRLGLIERTLKEEDKRNIVQLKDRLVQATHEYINEQVQRRMDYNISYFFHIVNSVNKEVDSLSEGKTFTLTTPFKIDLLLHICQIATERFAKMHKVFQESNDPVMHLQSKRKDFFHCFKVSCQGAASITTFAEHLCMKLKEAVQEGVYEKTAIKIVEEMRCNYPAFNGNRSKLETYMLKSLAEEESFEKYRQYIHSPEIFLKVFIEECIDDYCKEPSRLKNFLNISIDFFQTLVLFAICKSTMVVNTTSSNASLWLDTFCTALEGEVSLARSDLKAIEHQEIADTEFLEETMSKALENMVKSLKEDFAHLNVEQLKSRPSEILAKLLYGCNEQCPFCKAVCTNTIPQHSGDHSVHFHRPQALCGILWDQTDDFVIDICSSLVASNSLIILGRNDQIPYKAYRKVGPAYANWSITPDSSALLYWKWFVCHFRSELEKDYCAKFDGKGEIPAEWELVTKESVMLELQQQL is encoded by the coding sequence ATGGAGGAACCTGATGGAGATCACAGAGATACTGCCAGAAAGAAGCTTGTGAAGACACTGATGGAGAAGGGACTGAGTGTACAGTATTGGCTGCCTATACTGCAAGAAGAACTTGGGGTGACCAATGTGCAAGCTCTAGAACATTTAAGCCAAGAAGACTTCCAAAAACTGGAATCCCACATGAAGTATGAGTGGGAAAAGACAGCGTTTAGAAAGCTGCTGAAAATACCAGACAGAAAGCCCACAAGTGAGCAACTGCTAAAAGAACGATGTGACCTGCTAAAAGAGAAACAAGAACAGGCAATATTAACACTGAAGAAGCTCAAGGAGATGCACTCTGAAGGCAAAGACCGGGAGGATAAGCTTGTAAAACTGAAGGAAGAGGAGCTGAGATTAGCCATGGAGATACCCACCAGTTCCTGGGTGCCAGATAAATTGACTTTGAAGGAACTCATAGCAAACATGCATAAGGAGCTAAAGGTCACCGAAGAGAGAATTTCAAGAAGTGAGAATATTCCCGATAAGGATGTTTTGAGATTTGCCTCAGCAGGACTTGCTCTGGATGGCATCTACAAGACCAACAAACTGGAAGATCTACTGGAAAAGCGAGAACATATAATCAGTATTCCTGAAGAGTTTGAACTACTGGGACCACAACAAGGGCCAGTGTTTCAGCAGAAGGAATTCTCATCATACCGAGCAGAATCGGTATTTACAAAGAGCATGGAGAAACTAGGCTTGAGCATCAGCTGCTCCCTCAAAGGTGGCTTCTGGGGCTTTAACGTTGAAACCAGTGGTAATCACAGTACATTTTcagtatctgaaaaaaaaaagaatttgcacTCTGAGCAAACTTACTTCTGTACAACAAAATACAACTATATTCCACTGGCATCATGTTACTTTCCTAAGAACCAAATTCGACTTTCTACAGCTGCTCTCCAGCAGCTAAAAGATGTTGAGCAACTCTTAGATTTCACCCTAGAGGAAGATAGGTTCAAACTGATCAAAAGTAAGTGTGGGAACTTTTTCAACACATTTGGCTCTCATGCTAACCAAGGTCCCCTACAGTTTGGTGGAATTTTCTGGTGGAATGCAACTTCTCAGGGCTTCAAGTCACATCAGCTCGAAGAAGTGAAAAGGTTGGCATCTAACTTACTAAATAGTTATGTAGGAGCCAGTTACTGTGGTTGGGGAGCAAGTGTAAATGTAGCCAGGTCAAGTTCTGATGCATCTTTTCACGGTGAACAAACAAAAGCTCTTCAGACTGAAATCCAGCTATCTGTTACCAAGACAGGTGGTCCAGCTGAATCAGATTCTCTTACAGAGTGGAAGTCCGGGCTGATGACCAGTAACAAAACATGGTGTATAATTGACAGAGGCTTCCAGCTGGTACCTGTGTGGAACATAATTTTATCCAGTCACAGGAAAGATTTTAGGGATGCCGAGCAAATGAGCAGTTTCCTGATGGAAGCCTACAAAGCCATAACAAACCAAAGCGCAAGCCTGCTGTTTGGAGAGCAACTAGCTGGTGCCATATCTCAAGCCCAGTCATTCCTCCAGGACCTTAAATCTTGGGAAGTCTCTTGTGCAGAAGATCAGTTGATGAAACTAATTACATTTAAACAAGAGCTGAATCAAAAGACAGGGCACTACAGTACTTGGATTAATACATGCCTCTCTGAGAAGGCACTTCAGGATTTCCTGATGAAGGTATATGAAGCATATAAAAGTGTACCTGACGGTAAAGCTGCATATATTAAAGCTCAAATGCGCTGTCTTCTCAGCCATGTCTACAGCATTGGAAATTTTCATCAGTATTCCTGCATAATGAAGTGGATTCACCAttccaaaaaagaagaaaaacacgtTTGCATCTCAGAATTGAATCAATTTAGTGAAGTCTTGTCGCAAGTGAAAAACCAAATTCATCAAGCTGTTTGTGACCTGAAGTCATCAGCAGAAATGGTCCATGAAGCAAAGGGAAAAGGCACATGTACCATAAGTATATCTTTATACTCCTTGCTGAAAGCTCTCCAtaacacaaagcaaactgatattgaattattattactattaattGCAAACTGTCTGGGATACACTTTGGAAAATGCCACTTTTTCGTATCTGCTGGGCTGCCCAGAAATTGACTTTATGATCAAGAAAATAGAAACTGTACACAAAGATTACTTGGGTCTTAGGGATCAGAATATTTGCAGAGCTCAAGCCTTTCTGTTCTTCACAGGTCTAACAATAGCCATCAAATCTGAGGACATATCTCCAGAACAGAAGAAGGAACGTTTGAAGTTCATGGTGGATCATGCGAAAGGTTCTTTATCACCTAAAGTGTGTGATGTCCTTAAGAAACATCAGAAATATAATGACTGGATCACTCTAGAGAGAAATTTACGTTCTCTCCGGGATGGAATAAATGAAGAAGCACTGTCTGAATTGCATATAGTATCTATGATAAAAGAACTGACAGCTACCTGTCAAAAGGACACCCAGCAAAACATACGAACACCAGAAGGAATGGATTTGCAGTCTTGTGATACTGCAACACATAAACATATCCAAGGTCAACAATTGTCCAGTTTGATCAAAAGACTTATGCTCCAAGATTACTATCCTCGGAAACTCGGGATTTCAAACTTTAATTGTATTGACCAATCTTCTCTACGGGTCCATGAAAGCCAGCCAAACTCAGAACATGAACTACCTTTTTACTTTTTGCAAAAGCTGGCAATGTTAGACTACCGAGCAAGGTATGTGGTGTGCAAAACTGAAAGTAAAACGGTGCCATTTTGCAAAGATAAATCCAACACAAAGGACAATGCAAATGGCTCCCTAGATGCTGTTGAAGATTTTTTTAATAGTGATGCCCAAACTAATAGGAAAGCCATTGGATCAGATCAGGCATCTGTACACCCCATGGATCTGCAGATGGCTATTTTTCATTGCGCAGATGACTTTCTGAGACAGTACATGTCAACAAAACTTTCTGCTTGCCAATTTGCAATCCCCATGCTGATACCAAATCCCTGTACTTCAAAGATAGAATTCCCTCTTTGGTCCGTTAGGCAAGTCAAAAAAAGCTGGCAGTATGCAGGTAATCTAGAAATGAAGGTAAAATGTGGAGATATGTTTATTTCGAAAGCTCGCACACCAGTAGTATCTTTCATCAGGTTCAGCACAACTTCCAGTTCAAAGTCGCTGATCTTGAATACGCTCCTGAGCAAACACAGGCACGACATCTTCTTCCATCGACACTGTAGTGGCAGCAACAAAGAAGGTACTTTAATGAAGGGTGTAGTAGACATCTTCTGGTATTGCCCAGGTGGTAAGGACAAGAGTATCTTTGAGAACTGTACTGCATTTACTAATCTTCATGGGGATGCAAGAGGACTTAAAGaacaagttatgtttttaaacGAAATAGCCTCTGTTAATGTGATCCTTCTATCAAACACTGATATTAAGCACGAAGAAAGCAAGGAAATTCTAAAAGACCTCCTACAGCCTCAAAAACTTTTGATCTGTCTCTGTGTTGACTGTGAAACTGTTGAACCTACTAACtctagaaacaaaataaaaatagctATTAAGAACAGAAATGAAGCAGAATTGATTTCCGAGCTCAGAGCTGCAATTAAGCATTTATTAACAATCTCCTCTCGTACTTGCAGCCTTGATGAATGTGCCGATATTGCACGGAGGCATGGTTTCCTTATCGATGAAGATGAGCCGCAGTGCAAAGATGGCAAGGAATGGGCACAGACTGTTCTGGATCTCTTGAAGGAAAATAATTTATCAGACAGGAAGGCACGATCTCTTCCTCTCCAAGGGGAACTGTGGCATCAATGGTGTGAAAAGGATAAAGAACTTAGTCGTTTACAGGACAAAAAAAACAGAAGCATTGAACAGCACAGAAGTCAGATTGAATCAGAGAAGCAGGCTTTAAGACGAGAGCAGCTGCAAAAAGCATTTCCCCTTACCAAAGTTATGAGCGCGTTCATTAAAGCGTTCCGGTTAGATTCAGATGCAATGAAAAGATACTTCCTCCAGTTCATGCAAGTGTTCATAGAAGACCTGACTTCTGACCATGTCTCGGAGCTACGTGAGCAGTACCATTACTTGTGGTCAGAAATTCTTGACAAAAAACAAACGGGGGAGAATGAGCTGGAATTGCAGAAAAGTCTGGAAACAGTATCCAGTACAATAAATGCaagtctgctgggccttgaacacatTTTAAGGGAGGTTGGACAGGTTTATGAAGCTTTAGATTCAGCACATCAAAACGATGAGCGTTTATTTGCTCTACCACAGATCGCAGCAGACATGATGATTTCCGGCTATCCTATTGAGCTCATGGATGGGGATGCTGCATATGTGCCACTAAAATGGATAGGCTCTATCTTAGACAAATTAGTTGAGAAAGTGGGAGATAAAAGACTGTTTATTCTCTCTGTTCTTGGTCTCCAAAGCAGTGGAAAGTCAACATTATTGAACACCATGTTtggtcttcagcttcctgtcAGTGCAGGGAGGTGTACCCGGGGAGCATTTATGCAGCTTATTAAGGTTGATGAGATGATGAGGCTGGATCTGAATTTTGACTTTGTTCTAGTCATTGACACCGAAGGACTTCGAACCCCTGAAATAGCAAGCGAATCATCATTGAACCATGACAATGAGCTGGCAACCTTTGTCATTGGACTTGGCAACATGACTATGATAAATATTTTTGGAGAGAACCCCTCAGAAATGCAAGATGTTCTTCAGATTACCATACAGGCATTTTTGAGGATGAAGCAAGTAAAACTGTCCCCAAGCTGTCTGTTTGTCCACCAGAATGTCGGAGAAATAGCCGCAGAATTTAAAAACATGGAAGGACGAAGACACCTTCAACAGAAACTAGATGAAATGACACTTACTGCAGCACAGCAGGAGCTCTGTGACGCAGTGCGCTTCAGCGACGTTATCAGGTTTGATGTGAACAAACAGGTTCATTATTTCGCTCACCTCTGGGAAGGAGATCCACCAATGGCACCACCTAATCCAAGCTACAGCCAATGTATTCAAGAGCTAAAACAGAAGATCTTAGCAATGGCTGGCAAAGATCCAGATTCAATGATATTAAAGATTTCAGATTTCAAAGCCCGTGTGCAAGATCTTTGGcaggctcttttaaaagaaaaCTTTGTTTTCAGCTTTAAGAATGCTCTGGAGATTTCTGCCTATAGTAAACTTGAAATAAAATACAGGGACTGGACCTGGCAGCTGAGGAGTCACTTGCTGGAACTTGAAAGTAAATTACACAATCAAATCAAAATGGGAACCATAAAGTTTGTTGACTCAGGAGGTCTTCAAGATCAAGTTCAAACGAAGTACGACAGTATAATGAAGGACATAAACGCGTATTTCTCCGAAGACAAAGACTGCAAAATTTTGGTTCAGTGGAAAGCCAATATTGAAAATAGATTGAGTTATCTTAAAGAAGAACTTATTGCAACAACTGTACAAAAGGCGAAAGAATTTATTGGATTAAAAGACAGTCAAAGGAGGCTTGATCAAAAGAAGGCGGAATATGAAGATAAATTATTTCAAAAAAGTAAAGATGTGGCCTTGTTGTTGAAAAATGAGAAACTGAGTGAAGAGGccctggtagatcattttaatcGTTTATGGAATACATTTGTCTGTGAAATTTCCTCTAGTGTGTCACCTCCTAAAGAGCCTAACATTTGCAGTGAAGTTGAAGATGTTCTTTTAAGTACTTTTAAACGTGAACCACTTATAGTGGAAAAAATTAGACAGTTCAGGGGATTTTCCATTAATATTTCTGAacatgtccaaatgaaaaaaaggCTTGGGCTGATAGAGAGGACTTTAAAAGAGGAGGATAAGCGAAACATAGTGCAATTGAAAGATCGACTAGTTCAAGCTACCCATGAATATATAAATGAACAAGTGCAAAGAAGGATGGATTATAACATAAGCTACTTTTTCCATATAGTCAATTCAGTAAATAAGGAAGTGGATTCTCTGTCTGAAGGAAAAACATTTACCTTAACAACCCCATTTAAAATTGACCTGTTGCTCCACATATGCCAAATAGCTACCGAGAGATTCGCAAAGATGCACAAAGTGTTTCAGGAATCGAATGATCCAGTGATGCATCTTCAGAGTAAAAGAAAAGACTTCTTCCATTGTTTTAAAGTTTCCTGTCAAGGAGCAGCCTCTATCACAACCTTTGCCGAGCACCTGTGCATGAAGCTTAAAGAGGCTGTCCAAGAGGGCGTCTATGAGAAAACAGCCATTAAAATAGTCGAAGAAATGAGGTGTAACTACCCAGCCTTCAATGGCAACAGATCCAAACTGGAAACCTACATGCTAAAGTCACTTGCAGAAGAAGAAAGTTTTGAGAAATATAGGCAGTATATTCATtctccagaaatatttttaaaagttttcatTGAAGAATGTATTGATGATTATTGTAAGGAGCCGTCAAGACTGAAGAATTTCTTAAACATCAGTATTGACTTTTTCCAAACCCTTGTTCTTTTTGCCATCTGCAAGTCAACCATGGTGGTTAATACAACCAGTTCTAACGCATCTTTGTGGCTTGATACCTTTTGTACAGCACTTGAAGGTGAAGTGAGTCTTGCCAGAAGCGACCTGAAAGCCATTGAACATCAAGAGATTGCGGACACTGAGTTTCTTGAGGAAACAATGAGCAAAGCACTGGAAAATATGGTAAAAAGTCTAAAAGAGGACTTTGCTCATCTCAATGTGGAGCAACTTAAATCAAGACCTTCTGAAATACTAGCTAAGTTACTGTATGGATGTAATGAGCAATGTCCCTTTTGCAAGGCTGTCTGTACCAACACAATACCACAGCATAGTGGTGATCATAGTGTTCATTTTCATCGTCCGCAAGCCCTATGTGGCATCTTGTGGGACCAGACAGATGACTTTGTCATTGACATCTGCTCCAGTCTTGTAGCTAGTAACTCTCTAATAATTCTTGGCAGAAATGATCAAATTCCATACAAGGCCTATCGAAAAGTAGGACCTGCTTATGCAAATTGGAGCATCACACCAGATTCctctgcattgttatattggaaGTGGTTTGTGTGCCATTTCAGGTCAGAATTAGAAAAGGATTACTGTGCAAAGTTTGATGGCAAAGGGGAAATTCCTGCTGAATGGGAACTGGTTACAAAGGAGAGTGTGATGTTGGAACTGCAACAACAGCTGTAA